The proteins below come from a single Zea mays cultivar B73 chromosome 8, Zm-B73-REFERENCE-NAM-5.0, whole genome shotgun sequence genomic window:
- the LOC100191994 gene encoding uncharacterized protein isoform X1, which yields MKRDPGYLGCKTAACQKRDASGACSVRTCAATVTFHVINFRTDVEFVLFSGGFRTPCVLKRSGALRFANPASPLYGHLSSTDSTATSMRLTWVSGDGRPQQVQYGGGKSATSQVATFTRNDMCSSPLLPSPAKDFGWHDPGYIHTAVMTGLQPSQSYTYRYGSDSVGWSDTNTFRMPPAAGSDETSFVIYGDMGKAPLDPSVEHYIQPGSISVVKAVAKEIQTGKVNSVFHIGDISYATGFLVEWDFFLNLIAPLASRVPYMTAIGNHERDYAESGSVYVTPDSGGECGVAYESYFRMPAVSKDKPWYSIEQGSVHFVVMSTEHKWSEMSEQYKWMNQDLSSVNRSRTPWVIFIGHRPMYSSHVGIPVNVDLAFVASVEPLLLKHQVDLVFFGHVHNYERTCAIYKNICKGKPKKDESGIDTYDNSKYTAPVHATVGAGGFSLDKFPRIVLNKWSLSRVSEFGYARVHATRGDMLVQIDVALDNENSRKFRKNAIWASPSEQLLLYFLQFVSSSTMEVLDQFRFVKPDPARRLRNKPV from the exons ATGAAGCGCGACCCTGGCTACCTGGGCTGCAAGACCGCGGCATGCCAGAAGCGCGACGCGTCGGGCGCCTGCAGTGTCCGCACCTGCGCCGCCACCGTCACCTTCCACGTCATCAACTTCCGCACCGATGTCGAGTTCGTGCTCTTCTCCGGCGGCTTCCGGACGCCGTGCGTCCTCAAGCGGTCCGGCGCGCTCCGGTTCGCCAACCCCGCCAGCCCGCTCTACGGCCACCTCTCCAGCACCGACTCCACGGCCACATCG ATGAGGCTTACCTGGGTGAGCGGCGACGGGAGGCCGCAGCAGGTTCAGTACGGAGGAGGCAAGTCCGCTACTTCTCAAGTGGCAACGTTCACGCGGAATGATATGTGCA GTAGCCCCTTGTTACCAAGCCCTGCCAAGGATTTCGGGTGGCATGACCCTGGCTACATCCACACGGCCGTCATGACCGGGCTCCAGCCTTCTCAATCCTACACCTACCGTTACGGAAG TGATTCCGTGGGTTGGAGTGACACAAACACATTCAGAATGCCACCAGCTGCAGGCTCCGACGAGACATCATTTGTGATCTACGGTGATATGGGGAAGGCTCCGCTGGACCCATCAGTGGAACACTACATTCAG CCTGGATCGATTTCTGTGGTCAAGGCAGTGGCTAAAGAAATCCAAACAGGAAAGGTCAATTCAGTCTTCCACATAGGAGACATAAGCTATGCCACAGGCTTTCTGGTTGAATGGGATTTCTTCCTAAACCTCATAGCACCACTCGCTTCTCGAGTTCCCTACATGACCGCTATTGGTAACCATGAAAG GGATTATGCAGAGTCTGGTTCTGTATATGTGACCCCAGATTCAGGTGGCGAATGTGGAGTTGCATATGAGTCATATTTCCGCATGCCAGCTGTTAGTAAGGATAAGCCATGGTATTCAATTGAGCAAGGGAGCGTTCACTTTGTCGTGATGTCAACTGAGCATAAGTGGTCAGAGATGTCGGAGCAG TACAAATGGATGAATCAAGATTTGTCATCAGTCAATAGATCGAGGACACCATGGGTAATTTTCATTGG GCATAGACCGATGTACTCATCCCATGTCGGAATACCAGTTAATGTAGATCTAGCATTTGTAGCCTCCGTTGAGCCACTCTTGCTCAAGCACCAG GTGGATTTGGTTTTCTTTGGCCATGTACACAACTATGAGAGGACTTGTGCAATATACAAGAATATATGCAAAGGCAAGCCAAAGAAGGATGAAAGTGGAATTGATACTTATGACAACAGCAAATATACTGCACCCGTTCATGCCACTGTTGGAGCTGGAGGATTTAGCTTGGACAAGTTCCCTAGGATTGTG TTGAACAAGTGGAGCTTATCAAGAGTTTCAGAATTCGGGTATGCCAGGGTGCATGCCACAAGAGGTGATATGCTGGTTCAG ATTGATGTGGCATTGGATAACGAAAATTCCAGAAAATTCAGAAAGAACGCCATTTGGGCATCTCCCTCTGAACAATTGTTACTCTATTTTCTTCAGTTTGTAAGCTCAAGTACGATGGAGGTTTTGGACCAATTTAGATTTGTGAAGCCAGATCCGGCAAGGAGGCTAAGGAACAAGCCAGTTTAA
- the LOC100191994 gene encoding uncharacterized protein LOC100191994, protein MRLTWVSGDGRPQQVQYGGGKSATSQVATFTRNDMCSSPLLPSPAKDFGWHDPGYIHTAVMTGLQPSQSYTYRYGSDSVGWSDTNTFRMPPAAGSDETSFVIYGDMGKAPLDPSVEHYIQPGSISVVKAVAKEIQTGKVNSVFHIGDISYATGFLVEWDFFLNLIAPLASRVPYMTAIGNHERDYAESGSVYVTPDSGGECGVAYESYFRMPAVSKDKPWYSIEQGSVHFVVMSTEHKWSEMSEQYKWMNQDLSSVNRSRTPWVIFIGHRPMYSSHVGIPVNVDLAFVASVEPLLLKHQVDLVFFGHVHNYERTCAIYKNICKGKPKKDESGIDTYDNSKYTAPVHATVGAGGFSLDKFPRIVLNKWSLSRVSEFGYARVHATRGDMLVQVSFCISFSFPSFNILSLFTCLK, encoded by the exons ATGAGGCTTACCTGGGTGAGCGGCGACGGGAGGCCGCAGCAGGTTCAGTACGGAGGAGGCAAGTCCGCTACTTCTCAAGTGGCAACGTTCACGCGGAATGATATGTGCA GTAGCCCCTTGTTACCAAGCCCTGCCAAGGATTTCGGGTGGCATGACCCTGGCTACATCCACACGGCCGTCATGACCGGGCTCCAGCCTTCTCAATCCTACACCTACCGTTACGGAAG TGATTCCGTGGGTTGGAGTGACACAAACACATTCAGAATGCCACCAGCTGCAGGCTCCGACGAGACATCATTTGTGATCTACGGTGATATGGGGAAGGCTCCGCTGGACCCATCAGTGGAACACTACATTCAG CCTGGATCGATTTCTGTGGTCAAGGCAGTGGCTAAAGAAATCCAAACAGGAAAGGTCAATTCAGTCTTCCACATAGGAGACATAAGCTATGCCACAGGCTTTCTGGTTGAATGGGATTTCTTCCTAAACCTCATAGCACCACTCGCTTCTCGAGTTCCCTACATGACCGCTATTGGTAACCATGAAAG GGATTATGCAGAGTCTGGTTCTGTATATGTGACCCCAGATTCAGGTGGCGAATGTGGAGTTGCATATGAGTCATATTTCCGCATGCCAGCTGTTAGTAAGGATAAGCCATGGTATTCAATTGAGCAAGGGAGCGTTCACTTTGTCGTGATGTCAACTGAGCATAAGTGGTCAGAGATGTCGGAGCAG TACAAATGGATGAATCAAGATTTGTCATCAGTCAATAGATCGAGGACACCATGGGTAATTTTCATTGG GCATAGACCGATGTACTCATCCCATGTCGGAATACCAGTTAATGTAGATCTAGCATTTGTAGCCTCCGTTGAGCCACTCTTGCTCAAGCACCAG GTGGATTTGGTTTTCTTTGGCCATGTACACAACTATGAGAGGACTTGTGCAATATACAAGAATATATGCAAAGGCAAGCCAAAGAAGGATGAAAGTGGAATTGATACTTATGACAACAGCAAATATACTGCACCCGTTCATGCCACTGTTGGAGCTGGAGGATTTAGCTTGGACAAGTTCCCTAGGATTGTG TTGAACAAGTGGAGCTTATCAAGAGTTTCAGAATTCGGGTATGCCAGGGTGCATGCCACAAGAGGTGATATGCTGGTTCAGGTCAGTTTTTGTATTTCCTTTTCCTTTCCTTCTTTCAATATTCTCTCCCTTTTCACATGTTTGAAATAG
- the LOC100191994 gene encoding uncharacterized protein isoform X2, which yields MGLSGSGAVASIVFLGLCATVSCWPAPPPPEMLHESFAGKSEFRTVNRRRLSSCSNPSPYLSINVSSGGAPLPDEAFLTVTVAGVLRPDADDWVAMITPCSSSVSGCPLSGVNYVQTGDLAHLPLLCHYPVKAQYMKRDPGYLGCKTAACQKRDASGACSVRTCAATVTFHVINFRTDVEFVLFSGGFRTPCVLKRSGALRFANPASPLYGHLSSTDSTATSMRLTWVSGDGRPQQVQYGGGKSATSQVATFTRNDMCSSPLLPSPAKDFGWHDPGYIHTAVMTGLQPSQSYTYRYGSDSVGWSDTNTFRMPPAAGSDETSFVIYGDMGKAPLDPSVEHYIQPGSISVVKAVAKEIQTGKVNSVFHIGDISYATGFLVEWDFFLNLIAPLASRVPYMTAIGNHERDYAESGSVYVTPDSGGECGVAYESYFRMPAVSKDKPWYSIEQGSVHFVVMSTEHKWSEMSEQYKWMNQDLSSVNRSRTPWVIFIGHRPMYSSHVGIPVNVDLAFVASVEPLLLKHQVDLVFFGHVHNYERTCAIYKNICKGKPKKDESGIDTYDNSKYTAPVHATVGAGGFSLDKFPRIVLNKWSLSRVSEFGYARVHATRGDMLVQFVSSSTMEVLDQFRFVKPDPARRLRNKPV from the exons ATGGGTCTCTCTGGCTCCGGTGCCGTCGCGTCGATTGTGTTCCTCGGCCTCTGCGCCACCGTGTCGTGCTGGCCTGCACCGCCGCCACCGGAGATGCTGCACGAGAGCTTCGCAGGGAAGTCGGAGTTCAGGACGGTGAACCGGAGGAGGCTGTCCTCGTGCTCCAACCCGAGCCCGTACCTGTCGATCAACGTGAGCAGCGGCGGGGCGCCGCTCCCCGACGAGGCGTTCCTCACGGTCACCGTGGCCGGCGTCCTCAGACCCGACGCCGACGACTGGGTCGCGATGATCACGCCATGCAGCTCCAG TGTCTCCGGGTGCCCTTTGAGTGGTGTTAACTACGTCCAGACCGGCGATCTAGCGCATCTCCCGCTTCTGTGCCACTACCCCGTCAAG GCACAGTACATGAAGCGCGACCCTGGCTACCTGGGCTGCAAGACCGCGGCATGCCAGAAGCGCGACGCGTCGGGCGCCTGCAGTGTCCGCACCTGCGCCGCCACCGTCACCTTCCACGTCATCAACTTCCGCACCGATGTCGAGTTCGTGCTCTTCTCCGGCGGCTTCCGGACGCCGTGCGTCCTCAAGCGGTCCGGCGCGCTCCGGTTCGCCAACCCCGCCAGCCCGCTCTACGGCCACCTCTCCAGCACCGACTCCACGGCCACATCG ATGAGGCTTACCTGGGTGAGCGGCGACGGGAGGCCGCAGCAGGTTCAGTACGGAGGAGGCAAGTCCGCTACTTCTCAAGTGGCAACGTTCACGCGGAATGATATGTGCA GTAGCCCCTTGTTACCAAGCCCTGCCAAGGATTTCGGGTGGCATGACCCTGGCTACATCCACACGGCCGTCATGACCGGGCTCCAGCCTTCTCAATCCTACACCTACCGTTACGGAAG TGATTCCGTGGGTTGGAGTGACACAAACACATTCAGAATGCCACCAGCTGCAGGCTCCGACGAGACATCATTTGTGATCTACGGTGATATGGGGAAGGCTCCGCTGGACCCATCAGTGGAACACTACATTCAG CCTGGATCGATTTCTGTGGTCAAGGCAGTGGCTAAAGAAATCCAAACAGGAAAGGTCAATTCAGTCTTCCACATAGGAGACATAAGCTATGCCACAGGCTTTCTGGTTGAATGGGATTTCTTCCTAAACCTCATAGCACCACTCGCTTCTCGAGTTCCCTACATGACCGCTATTGGTAACCATGAAAG GGATTATGCAGAGTCTGGTTCTGTATATGTGACCCCAGATTCAGGTGGCGAATGTGGAGTTGCATATGAGTCATATTTCCGCATGCCAGCTGTTAGTAAGGATAAGCCATGGTATTCAATTGAGCAAGGGAGCGTTCACTTTGTCGTGATGTCAACTGAGCATAAGTGGTCAGAGATGTCGGAGCAG TACAAATGGATGAATCAAGATTTGTCATCAGTCAATAGATCGAGGACACCATGGGTAATTTTCATTGG GCATAGACCGATGTACTCATCCCATGTCGGAATACCAGTTAATGTAGATCTAGCATTTGTAGCCTCCGTTGAGCCACTCTTGCTCAAGCACCAG GTGGATTTGGTTTTCTTTGGCCATGTACACAACTATGAGAGGACTTGTGCAATATACAAGAATATATGCAAAGGCAAGCCAAAGAAGGATGAAAGTGGAATTGATACTTATGACAACAGCAAATATACTGCACCCGTTCATGCCACTGTTGGAGCTGGAGGATTTAGCTTGGACAAGTTCCCTAGGATTGTG TTGAACAAGTGGAGCTTATCAAGAGTTTCAGAATTCGGGTATGCCAGGGTGCATGCCACAAGAGGTGATATGCTGGTTCAG TTTGTAAGCTCAAGTACGATGGAGGTTTTGGACCAATTTAGATTTGTGAAGCCAGATCCGGCAAGGAGGCTAAGGAACAAGCCAGTTTAA